TGAAATAGTATACTACACCATAGATGAGTGGACCATAACCAAGTACCACAATTCCAAACATATACCTCTGTATTGTCTTAATTCTATTGTAGCGTATTGCAGATAAAGctaaaaatgaaagtaataaGCTTCCGCACCATATGTATTCCCACCAGAGCGGCTGAAATTCAAGAATTTCCGGTTTTTACATAGTATAGGATATAACAggtgaaaagaatttatttcattatcgACACATTGATTCCAGTCACTGGGTCAACCCTTCGTTTAAATTACTACGAGCTCAATAGAAATGGTCATAGTTCTCATACTAATTTCAACATGTTAACGTGAGGCTAAACCAttttaaacataaaaaaaactcaaagaGTTTTTATGAGATAACTTGTAACTAATTTCCAGTAACCTTGATTAAAATGATGCAATTTAAAGATTCGAACTAAAAACGGTAATGAAATGCACACCCGGACTAAAAAAAGGTTTACCACTGGTTTTAGATACAAAAAAGGTAAATCAGCAAATTAATGAGATGATAATGAGTCATTTATAATATTGTTGCTATTATTACCTGTGGTATTTGTAGCTCTTCAATTTCCAACACAAATATATCCAAGTGATCAAGTATGTCAGCGGATAATTTCGCCAACATTacaaaaaatagtaaatagtggaaaaatatacaatactTCAATCTGGACTTATTCATGGCGCTGAAAAAGTTaaattcttatatttattcatttttaaatattttttcatcttgtgCCTTATTAACATTGCAAATGATTATGACATCATTGAATGATCAAGCGTTAATGTAAGTTATTGTGTATTTTTTGTTAGTGAAATAGAAGAGGTAGTTATAGTTCTGAAAACTTAACAGAAGCTTgaatcagtaaaaaaaaacggaaggaACAAAAATGATATAAATCTGTGTAAACAGCTGACTTCATAAAATCGGAATATATCGTTGATGAATATGAGGTTAAAACCATACTTATCTGTATTAATCTATGGTTAAAACCATACGTGAACGATGCGACGGCAATGAAGAAAGTGCGAGACACACAGATAGAGATTTGATGACAGAAAATACGTTCTAATTCTACTgacaaataaatgaaagaaattcaacAGATTGTTAGAAGTTGTATCTGGTAAAGTATGAATGGGAGGGGTTATTTCAATACATAATTATACGCGTGGGAATATAAGGGCGACTGATAGATATTAGAAATGATACTGAAGAGCTTGATATGGatggttatttatttattttactatttaCCTGAATTGATACTGTGCGGCGATTCGTTGtctgtgtaaaaaatcagtaCCATCTGTGCCCAACGCCTGAGATGCGGTTAATTTCGAAGCCATATTATTCCGTAAGCGAACGTTGTGTACCTCCGATTACTAATTTAGTTCAAAAACTCGTGCAGCCTGTCTTTGCCAAAAAGTTTTCAGGTAGGACACGACTATTTTTAAACACTCGCAGCCATCTTCGTAATCCTCGTATTTCAACCGCTGCCATACTATTCCACCGAAGACA
The Neodiprion fabricii isolate iyNeoFabr1 chromosome 5, iyNeoFabr1.1, whole genome shotgun sequence genome window above contains:
- the LOC124183380 gene encoding protein jagunal, coding for MASKLTASQALGTDGTDFLHRQRIAAQYQFSAMNKSRLKYCIFFHYLLFFVMLAKLSADILDHLDIFVLEIEELQIPQPLWWEYIWCGSLLLSFLALSAIRYNRIKTIQRYMFGIVVLGYGPLIYGVVYYFKDVWTYLTTNDKENIQIWQGMPYGLLWYAFLLLASQVHFFSLYFSWNLQSAWKARGSKKTE